The following nucleotide sequence is from Camelus bactrianus isolate YW-2024 breed Bactrian camel chromosome 19, ASM4877302v1, whole genome shotgun sequence.
GCTAATTGACCCCTCCTGCCCCCAAGCCCTAAGGACAGCAGCAGTCCTCAGCTCTGCTTTCCAAGCCTGGCAGGGCTGACTGGGACAGCAGTGGCCGCGACTCAGGTGCACAGGGCATGCCAGGCTCTGGAGCCCCCTACCCAGAGGGCTGGGGTCTCTGAGGCAGGCCTCTTGGGTTCTGAGGGCCCGGATGGCTTCTGTTTCGGGTCCAGGCAACAGTTGAATGAGCCCCTGGAACCTGGCTCTTCCCATGCTCCCCGCTAATAGACTCTAACCCTGCCCCCTCTGCTGGCAGGTGGACTGGCCCTCTCTGGtgcaggagagaaaggggaacccACCAGAGCCCTCCAGAAAAGAGGAAGGTACAGCTTGTGGGGTGGTTTGAAGGGGAGGAGGGCTCACCAGGGGCTGAAAATGAGGAACACTGGCTAGGCAGGACCCACCTGGGGAAGGCACCCATGGAAAGAGGATCTGGGACAGGCGGGGGTTTCCAGGCTGCACTCACCCCTTTCCTGGGAAGGATGGGGTGCAGGGGCAGGGGCCTAGGCAGTGGACAAACACTGCCTTCCTGCTCCAGCAGCCCCACCAGCTAGCCTTGGCTGCTCCCCTGCACTGGGAAGGCCGGACAGGAAACTGCTACTCATAGTGGGTGCCATTCTCccggaccccccccccccggtcttTGCAGATGCTCACACAGCCTGATCCCCGGGGTgcttcttcctgcctctgctccctctcCTACAAGTGCAGGCACCTCAGGAGGTGGGACAGGGTCCCACAGCAAGCTGGTTCAGTGTGTGGGAAAGCATTCATTTTTCCCAGCAAGATCCCAGCCACTGCCCCAGAAGAGGTTAGGGCTGTTCGACTTCTGGCCTGTCTGTCCACCTTCAGAGTGGGATGCTGCTCAGGTGTGGGTAGAGGTGGGCTTGGGCATGGGTGGGAGGCTGGTGTGGCAGGGCCCCCaagaggaggcaggcaggagggtctGGGGATGGTGTGGCGGCAGCGGAGTCCTAACGCTGTGTCCCGGGGGGCGGGGCAGAACTTGAGGCCCACCACCCCTGGGGACCTTTTGTGCGCCCATCATGGGGTGTCGGCCTCTCTCCCAGCAACAGTGACTCACAAAGCTGGCCAGCGCCAGGCAGATGCCGCCTCCCCTGGGTCCTGGAAGGCCCAGGTCACAAAGGCCATTAGGGCCAAGCCCCCAGAAGGCACGTCCCAAGGCAGCCCTATCCGCGCTCCCCTCTGCAGCTACCCGCAGGGCCGGGCCTGGACCTCCAGCCGCGACCCTGGCCCGGCGACTGGGCGTTAGGGCTCGGTCCGTGCCTGGTGACCTCGAGGCCCATGTGCGTGGTCTGCTTCGTGAAGGCGCTGGTGCACGTGTTCAAAATTTACCTGACCGCCAACTACACCTACAATTTCCGCAGCTGGCCGGTGGACTTCCGCTGGGATGACGTGAGCGCCGCCTCCAGGGGTGGCAGCGGTCACCGCGCGCTAACGtgcgcggcggccgcggcgggcGTGTGGCTGCTGCGGGGCGCGGCGCTGGGCGGGGACGCGCCGGGGCGGCCACTGCGCGGAGCGCGCAGCCAGGCGCAGTGCCTCCTGCAGCAGATCCGCGAACTGCCCAGCCAGCTCGCCAGCTATGCTCTGGCCCACTCGCTGGGTCGCTGGCTCGTGTACCCCGGCTCCATGTTCCTGATGACGCGcgcgctgctgccgctgctgcagCAGGGCCAAGAGCGCCTCGTGGAGCGCTACCGCGGTCGGCGCGCCAAGCTGGTGGCCTGTGACGGCAACGAGATCGACACCATGTTCATGGACCGCCGCCAGCACCCGGGCAGCCACGGCCGTGGCCTGCGCCTCGTCATCTGCTGCGAAGGCAATGCCGGCTTCTACGAGATGGGCTGCCTGTCGGCGCCACTGGAGGCCGGTTACTCGGTGCTGGGCTGGAACCACCCCGGCTTCGGGGGCAGCACCGGCGCGCCGTTCCCTCAGCACGACGCCAACGCCATGGACGTGGTGGTCAAGTACGCGCTGCACCGCCTGCACTTCCCGCCTGCGCACGTGGTGGTCTACGGCTGGTCCATCGGCGGCTTCACGGCCACCTGGGCTACTATGACGTACCCAGAGCTGGGTGCGCTGGTGCTTGACGCCACCTTCGACGACCTCGTGCCGCTGGCGCTGAAGGTAATGCCCCAGAGCTGGAAGGGGCTGGTGGTGCGCACCGTGCGCGAGCACTTCAACCTCAACGTGGCCGAGCAGCTGTGCCGCTACCCCGGGCCTGTGCTGCTGCTCCGGCGCACACAGGACGACGTGGTCAGCACCTCGGGCCACCTGCGCCCCCTGCCGTCCGGCGACGTGGAGGGCAACCGCGGCAACGAGCTGCTCCTGCGCCTGCTGCAGCACCGCTACCCCGCCGTGATGATGCGCGAGGGCCTCGCCGTGGTGACCCGCTGGCTGCGCACCGGCAGCCTGGCGCAGGAGGCCGCCTTCTTCGCGCGCTACCGCGTGGACGACGAGTGGTGCCTGGAACTGCTGCGCTCCTATCGCGCGCGCTGCGAGGACCTGCGGGAGGACGAGGAGGCCTGGGGGCCGCACGGGCTTGTCTTCCCCTGGCTGGTGGGCCAGGGCCTTAGCCCGCGGCGGCGCAGGCAGCTCGCGCTGTTCCTGGCGCGCAAACACCTCAAGAACGTGGAGGCAACTCACTGCAGTCCGCTGGAACCAGAGGACTTTCAGTTCCCCTGGAGACTGTAGATCGCGCCTTTGCGGGTCCGTTCCGCACACCCCCAAATTAGTAAatctggccctgcctgggggaggTTGGGGCAGCAGAGAGGGACCTGGTGCTCTCCCTTACTGCGGCATCCCCTTCTcgtctttctcttcctccctcccagtcCATTCCCAGCTCCTAAAGGGAATGCAGAGATTAACCTGACCTAGTGTATGATGGTGGTTTGATCACCTCAAAAGGATGGTGGGAAGAGGGACGGTGGGACGCCAGGAGGGGTCCTGCACCTGGCCTGGGTCGTAGCATGCTCTGGGAAAGATGAAGTGTTGAAGGGTCTGTGCAAGTCGCCGCTAGCTGTGAAGGGACATTAGCTTTGGAAGGCTATACAGGTCTTAGCAGCTGGACCTTCCCAGGAGTGTGATACTGCTGCTTCATAGGTTCTCCCCCCTTACCTTCCGCCAATCCCAGCTTCTACAGGACTCAGAGTAAGTGGCACATCAATGTGGGACTACAGTCACACCCGCACTGACCACTCATTGCTTAGTTCCTGACTCAGGGATGCAattcagaatgagaaacaagCCCTTTTTATTATCCATGTACATGAACTGCATGAAACAGGGACTGCTTGCTGGCTGTCCCCAACCCTGGGGAACAGGGGCTGGTCAGGGTGGGTTgagctggaaactggaaaaactgAAAGGCAAGTGGGGCAGACATAACTGACAGGCCCAGAGCAAGACCTGGCCTTGATGCACCTGGGCTACTGCGAGCATAGGTAGGTACCTAAGGTGATGTAAAGTACCAGGAAGACCTATGGGGAGAAGGTGAGCTTTGAGCTGAGACAAGAAGAGGAGCTAGTCAGCTGACGAAGGGCTTTCAAACTTAGGGATAGACACAAGCAGAGGGCTCCGCCGGAAGGAGGAGTGCTGTTCGGAATGGTCAGATCCTCAAAGCTTTGAATACCATTAAAGAATGTACTTGCAGAGACAATTAGTCAAAGGGGGGTAAGTCCTCGGACTTGTTTTAGCGGGACTGGCTTGTCTAATGGTTGCACACCTCTCCTTTGAGAAGTCTGGCAAACTTTCCTTCAGAGTCTGCCGCAGCTCGACTAGCTGTGTGGTGGGCAAGTtactctggcctcagtttcctcatctgtaaagtggggagggTCCCACTTGGCTCACCGAGTTGCTGTGAAAAGGAAGTGAGAGAACGCGGGGGTGCGCGCGACGCAGCGGCGCCTGCGGGGCAAGAGGAGAGCTCGTGCTCGCTTTTTCCGCGCAACCGCCGTACAATCAACAACCCCCACAAAAAAGacggactcaaaaaaaaaaaaaaaagaaagaaaaagaaactccaaAGTCGGGGGGTCAGCCTCGAAGGGATCTCAAACGTCCTGAGTCTGACCAGCCAAAATACCCTCGTAGGCAGCGGCAAAACCCCTCGAGACCTCCAAGAGGCTCAGCTCTGGCCTTCCATAGCGCCAAGGTGGACGGTCCTCCTACATCCCACCTTCCCCGTGCTCCGTAGGACCGTTCTACCTGTGAGTCTCGCTGGTGGAGCTGGCCTTCCTTTCCGGCTTCGTCCGCAGCCTCGGCCAATCAAGTTGAAACGGATGAACCCGGACTGCGCCAAACAACGCCCTCATTGGACACCGCTCGTTGGGGGCGGGGCGAAGGCAGAGAGCGCCTCAAAGCGGAAGTGGGTCGTCGCGCCGCTGATTACGTAATGCCGCGGCGGCTGGAGGCGGTTCCGCTGTCTGGTGTGTACGCGGCGAGCGATACCTGGTGCGGCCCGCTCGGCTCCCACAGCGCCCGCGACCCCGGCCTCGACGCCAGCTACGGCCTGGCCGCCGCCTGAACATGGACTCCGCCGGCCAAGGTACCCGCGGGCCCGGCGCCTCTGCCGCGGATTGGCCGGGCGTCGCGCGGCGGGCGCCGGACCGTCCAACTGCGCCTACCCACCCCGCGGCCCCTCTCCAGCTCCCAGGCTCCCGGTGTCGAAGCTACAGGCGGGTTTTCCGCCCCCGGCTGGGACCGCTGCGAGCTCTCTCTCCCCGGCGCCCTTCCCTCGCCTAGAATTCAGGTTTTCCTCACTCCGGGCAGTTCTTTCTACGTCCCCGCCCGGCGCTTGCGTGGCCGGCCGCCCCTGCGCAAGGCCCCCGGGGACACTCCTTCTGGCCCTGGACCCGGGCCGAGGTGCTGTGCGCGgctcccagggaggggaggggaagtgtAGCCGTCCTTGCGTACGGCGCAGCGCCCCTGGGGTGGCAACGCTGCTCTGAGCCCAGCCTACTTTGGGGTTGTCTCAAGGGGGAAAGGGTGCAGTGAGTCAGGGGCACACCCAGCATACCAGGCCTGTTTCTGGAACAGACACCCCAGACCAGTTTGGATGGCCGCTGAGGTGTGGAGCGGGCCCAGGAGATTAAAATCTTTAGTCTGTCTTTTGTTCTGGGTTTCTGTAGAGGGCATGCTGAATTTCTACGTTGACATAGGTACACTGAGTAATTTCAGGATGCTCTTCTACTGTTTGACCTGTATCAGCATATTAATTTAAACGAACAAATTTTTTGAGTTCTGATAGATTCTGTAAGTTTTTCAACTTTTAACTTACTTACAGAGTAATTCAGCGTCAAAAGCCCCGGCTCTGATAAGTTCAAGAGGCTTTTCACTGTTTGACTTGCATCTCTAATTTAGTTGAACATGGTCACAAGCACTGGGTTCTTGTCGCGAGAAAGGCAgagaacatttactga
It contains:
- the ABHD16B gene encoding ABHD16B; this translates as MCVVCFVKALVHVFKIYLTANYTYNFRSWPVDFRWDDVSAASRGGSGHRALTCAAAAAGVWLLRGAALGGDAPGRPLRGARSQAQCLLQQIRELPSQLASYALAHSLGRWLVYPGSMFLMTRALLPLLQQGQERLVERYRGRRAKLVACDGNEIDTMFMDRRQHPGSHGRGLRLVICCEGNAGFYEMGCLSAPLEAGYSVLGWNHPGFGGSTGAPFPQHDANAMDVVVKYALHRLHFPPAHVVVYGWSIGGFTATWATMTYPELGALVLDATFDDLVPLALKVMPQSWKGLVVRTVREHFNLNVAEQLCRYPGPVLLLRRTQDDVVSTSGHLRPLPSGDVEGNRGNELLLRLLQHRYPAVMMREGLAVVTRWLRTGSLAQEAAFFARYRVDDEWCLELLRSYRARCEDLREDEEAWGPHGLVFPWLVGQGLSPRRRRQLALFLARKHLKNVEATHCSPLEPEDFQFPWRL